TGGTCTCGTATGCCACCGAGGTGACGGCCTTTGTCGAAGACCGCAAGATGAAGCGCATTACGGGGGTTAAGAGCAAGGAGCTCCTCATCTGGGTCACCGTCTGCGACATGTACATCGACAAGAACAACCACTCAAAGATCAGTTTCAAGACGCCCACCGGACTGGGAAGGACCTTCCCTGTCTCCGCCTACGGAAAGGAGGACGACAACAAGCACGACGTGGCCAAATAAGAGACCACGGCCGGCATAAAGAGTCATTTCTTTTCGGGCATACAGAGTTTGACACCACGATGAATACTACATGTACTcattttctatatatatatatatatatatatatatatatatatatatatatatatgaactgtTTTAATAAGGTGAGATTACGAACTTGTAATACTCTACTTTGGTATTTTGCCGGATTTTAAATCGCAGACGATCAGAAATGTCTGCTCGCTTTGCATGGCTCCTTAAATCATAGTAAGTCGACTCATTCATGccaaaggccaactccaacgcgccgATCTAAACGGACATAAATTTAGTCCGCTATTTTTCTATTTTCGACGGTTGGAGACGGGTCGTCAAGCCGCATCTGCCCAATTCTAGCCTGTGCACCCACCTGGCCAACCAATTTAGACTGTCATGCATGTCTTATAGCGTGCTCACATTCGGAGCGCACTTTCAGTGCACGGCGGCATTGGCGCACTTAATCCACGTCGTCAGATGCATGCGTCGTGATGGGCCAAAGGAACTACAGCCTGTAATATAAATCAATACGTGGAACATATACTACTTCCTTGCGGTAGCTATTGACTTCGGTTACGGTCCAGTATATCGAGTGCTACTTCACAGAATACTATAGCACATGTTCTAGAAATCTTTCTGCTTCGGCGATTTCAGAACAGGTCCACTTTGCATGACCATGGGGGGGTACGCACACAAAGTTGTGCCCGAGCATGTGGAGTGCAACAAGTTGTCTGTAGGGCCAGCCATAATGACGAGCCAACATTAGCCAGTCAGGACGTGATAGTTGACCACCCAGGCTAAAGCTCCCAAGTCTTCTCTCATCGTTCCAGATC
Above is a genomic segment from Triticum dicoccoides isolate Atlit2015 ecotype Zavitan unplaced genomic scaffold, WEW_v2.0 scaffold18839, whole genome shotgun sequence containing:
- the LOC119344820 gene encoding uncharacterized protein LOC119344820 is translated as MASQVIEVNRNGAEVYHGAALCADKAVELLAETNMPLGLLPLADIEEVGYNRSTGFVWLRQKKALTHTFKQIGRLVSYATEVTAFVEDRKMKRITGVKSKELLIWVTVCDMYIDKNNHSKISFKTPTGLGRTFPVSAYGKEDDNKHDVAK